A window of Haloarchaeobius litoreus contains these coding sequences:
- the pspAB gene encoding PspA-associated protein PspAB, translated as MGLFDSIREMLGTRAEADAARAADPEDLFGMSTAYITMATELDYASTGDAALCFSGVDSTDFADAVREVEDILAAGSEETGTDFDLREDDHGYQWVVLHDDDPEDLVTSIHFAADTFIERDYGSRLLAAVFGFANDDRTAYWIYSFRRGAYYPFVPRSGQERDDALEFKLESNLDGELDIETDKQYWYPLWPSNSGTHPWE; from the coding sequence ATGGGGCTGTTCGATTCTATCCGCGAGATGCTGGGCACCCGCGCCGAGGCCGACGCCGCCCGCGCCGCCGACCCCGAGGACCTCTTCGGGATGAGCACGGCGTACATCACGATGGCCACCGAGCTCGACTACGCGTCCACCGGCGACGCCGCACTCTGCTTCTCCGGCGTCGACAGCACGGACTTCGCCGACGCCGTCCGCGAGGTCGAGGACATCCTCGCGGCCGGCTCCGAGGAGACGGGCACCGACTTCGACCTGCGCGAGGACGACCACGGCTACCAGTGGGTCGTCCTCCACGACGACGACCCGGAGGACCTCGTCACCAGCATCCACTTCGCCGCCGACACGTTCATCGAGCGCGACTACGGCTCCCGGCTGCTCGCCGCCGTCTTCGGGTTCGCGAACGACGACCGCACCGCCTACTGGATCTACTCGTTCCGCCGCGGCGCGTACTACCCGTTCGTCCCCCGCAGCGGCCAGGAGCGCGACGACGCCCTCGAGTTCAAGCTGGAGAGCAACCTCGACGGCGAGCTCGACATCGAGACGGACAAGCAGTACTGGTACCCGCTGTGGCCGAGCAACAGCGGGACACATCCGTGGGAGTGA